Proteins encoded together in one Jaculus jaculus isolate mJacJac1 chromosome 7, mJacJac1.mat.Y.cur, whole genome shotgun sequence window:
- the Nkx2-1 gene encoding homeobox protein Nkx-2.1 isoform X2, with translation MSMSPKHTTPFSVSDILSPLEESYKKVGMEGGGLGAPLAAYRQGQAAPPAAAMQQHAVGHHGAVTAAYHMTAAGVPQLSHSAVGGYCNGNLGNMSELPPYQDTMRNSASGPGWYGANPDPRFPAISRFMGPASGMNMSGMGGLGSLGDVSKNMAPLPSAPRRKRRVLFSQAQVYELERRFKQQKYLSAPEREHLASMIHLTPTQVKIWFQNHRYKMKRQAKDKAAQQQLQQDSGGGGGGGGGAGCPQQQQQQAQQQSPRRVAVPVLVKDGKPCQAGAPAPGAASLQGHAQQQAAQAAAAAISVGSGGAGLGAHPGHQPGSAGQSPDLAHHAASPAALQGQVSSLSHLNSSGSDYGTMSCSTLLYGRTW, from the exons ATGTCGATGAGTCCAAAGCACACGACTCCGTTCTCAGTGTCTGACATCTTGAGTCCCCTGGAGGAAAGCTACAAGAAAGTGGGCATGGAGGGCGGCGGCCTCGGGGCTCCGCTGGCAGCGTACAGACAGGGCCAGGCGGCCCCGCCGGCCGCGGCCATGCAGCAGCACGCCGTGGGGCACCACGGTGCCGTCACCGCCGCCTACCACATGACGGCGGCGGGGGTGCCCCAGCTCTCGCACTCCGCCGTGGGGGGCTACTGCAACGGCAACTTGGGCAACATGAGCGAGCTGCCACCCTACCAGGACACCATGCGGAACAGCGCTTCGGGCCCCGGATGGTACGGCGCCAACCCAGACCCGCGCTTCCCCGCCA TCTCCCGCTTCATGGGCCCGGCGAGCGGCATGAACATGAGCGGCATGGGCGGCCTGGGCTCGCTGGGGGACGTGAGCAAGAACATGGCCCCGCTGCCCAGTGCGCCGCGCCGGAAGCGCCGCGTGCTCTTCTCGCAGGCGCAGGTCTACGAACTGGAGCGGCGCTTCAAGCAGCAGAAGTACCTGTCGGCGCCGGAGCGCGAGCACCTGGCCAGCATGATCCACCTAACGCCCACGCAGGTCAAGATCTGGTTCCAGAACCACCGCTACAAGATGAAGCGGCAGGCCAAGGACAAGGCGgcgcagcagcagctgcagcaggacagcggcggcggcggcggcggcggcgggggcgcggGATgcccgcagcagcagcagcagcaggctcaGCAGCAGTCGCCGAGGCGGGTGGCGGTGCCGGTCCTGGTAAAAGACGGCAAGCCGTGCCAAGCGGGCGCCCCGGCTCCGGGCGCCGCCAGTCTCCAAGGCCACGCGCAGCAGCAGGCGGCCCAGGCGGCCGCAGCGGCCATCTCCGTGGGCAGCGGGGGCGCGGGCTTGGGCGCACACCCGGGCCACCAGCCTGGCAGCGCGGGTCAGTCTCCGGACCTGGCACACCATGCTGCCAGCCCCGCAGCGCTGCAGGGCCAGGTCTCCAGCCTGTCCCATCTGAACTCTTCGGGCTCGGACTATGGCACCATGTCCTGCTCCACCTTGCTATACGGTCGGACCTGGTGA
- the Nkx2-1 gene encoding homeobox protein Nkx-2.1 isoform X1: protein MWSGGGGKARGWEAAAGGRSSPGRLSRRRIMSMSPKHTTPFSVSDILSPLEESYKKVGMEGGGLGAPLAAYRQGQAAPPAAAMQQHAVGHHGAVTAAYHMTAAGVPQLSHSAVGGYCNGNLGNMSELPPYQDTMRNSASGPGWYGANPDPRFPAISRFMGPASGMNMSGMGGLGSLGDVSKNMAPLPSAPRRKRRVLFSQAQVYELERRFKQQKYLSAPEREHLASMIHLTPTQVKIWFQNHRYKMKRQAKDKAAQQQLQQDSGGGGGGGGGAGCPQQQQQQAQQQSPRRVAVPVLVKDGKPCQAGAPAPGAASLQGHAQQQAAQAAAAAISVGSGGAGLGAHPGHQPGSAGQSPDLAHHAASPAALQGQVSSLSHLNSSGSDYGTMSCSTLLYGRTW, encoded by the exons ATGTGGTCCGGAGGCGGTGGGAAGGCGCGGGGCTGGGAGGCCGCTGCGGGAGGGAGGAGCAGCCCCGGCAGGCTCAG ccGACGCCGAATCATGTCGATGAGTCCAAAGCACACGACTCCGTTCTCAGTGTCTGACATCTTGAGTCCCCTGGAGGAAAGCTACAAGAAAGTGGGCATGGAGGGCGGCGGCCTCGGGGCTCCGCTGGCAGCGTACAGACAGGGCCAGGCGGCCCCGCCGGCCGCGGCCATGCAGCAGCACGCCGTGGGGCACCACGGTGCCGTCACCGCCGCCTACCACATGACGGCGGCGGGGGTGCCCCAGCTCTCGCACTCCGCCGTGGGGGGCTACTGCAACGGCAACTTGGGCAACATGAGCGAGCTGCCACCCTACCAGGACACCATGCGGAACAGCGCTTCGGGCCCCGGATGGTACGGCGCCAACCCAGACCCGCGCTTCCCCGCCA TCTCCCGCTTCATGGGCCCGGCGAGCGGCATGAACATGAGCGGCATGGGCGGCCTGGGCTCGCTGGGGGACGTGAGCAAGAACATGGCCCCGCTGCCCAGTGCGCCGCGCCGGAAGCGCCGCGTGCTCTTCTCGCAGGCGCAGGTCTACGAACTGGAGCGGCGCTTCAAGCAGCAGAAGTACCTGTCGGCGCCGGAGCGCGAGCACCTGGCCAGCATGATCCACCTAACGCCCACGCAGGTCAAGATCTGGTTCCAGAACCACCGCTACAAGATGAAGCGGCAGGCCAAGGACAAGGCGgcgcagcagcagctgcagcaggacagcggcggcggcggcggcggcggcgggggcgcggGATgcccgcagcagcagcagcagcaggctcaGCAGCAGTCGCCGAGGCGGGTGGCGGTGCCGGTCCTGGTAAAAGACGGCAAGCCGTGCCAAGCGGGCGCCCCGGCTCCGGGCGCCGCCAGTCTCCAAGGCCACGCGCAGCAGCAGGCGGCCCAGGCGGCCGCAGCGGCCATCTCCGTGGGCAGCGGGGGCGCGGGCTTGGGCGCACACCCGGGCCACCAGCCTGGCAGCGCGGGTCAGTCTCCGGACCTGGCACACCATGCTGCCAGCCCCGCAGCGCTGCAGGGCCAGGTCTCCAGCCTGTCCCATCTGAACTCTTCGGGCTCGGACTATGGCACCATGTCCTGCTCCACCTTGCTATACGGTCGGACCTGGTGA